One Sphingomonas endolithica DNA segment encodes these proteins:
- a CDS encoding WecB/TagA/CpsF family glycosyltransferase: protein MTSSSASMRTVFLGLPMASLSMEQAIDAVLRGCEATTFSYVVTPNVDHVVRLDKSRDNVDGRAFADAYAAAGLVLCDSRILQRLAKLSGLSLPVVPGSDLTRVLLEDPRMAGRTVAIIGGSETLVASLQRCAPGIRLMQLRPPMNVLRNEVAVAEIEQFVAEQRADVVLFAIGAPQSEIAAHRCLYEGRSRGIGLCIGASLEFIIGEKSRAPRWVQHIGMEWAFRLGSEPRRLWRRYLVDGPRIFAIWARQR from the coding sequence ATGACATCCTCATCCGCCTCGATGCGAACCGTATTTCTCGGTCTGCCGATGGCATCACTGTCGATGGAGCAGGCTATCGACGCGGTACTGCGCGGCTGCGAAGCGACAACCTTCTCCTATGTCGTCACGCCCAATGTTGACCATGTCGTCCGCCTCGATAAATCACGTGACAATGTCGACGGCCGCGCGTTTGCCGACGCTTACGCCGCGGCGGGGCTGGTGCTATGCGACAGCCGTATCCTTCAGCGGTTGGCAAAACTGTCGGGCCTGTCGCTGCCGGTGGTTCCGGGCAGCGACCTTACGCGAGTCCTTCTAGAGGATCCTCGCATGGCCGGACGTACGGTCGCTATCATCGGGGGCTCAGAAACTTTGGTCGCCTCGCTCCAGCGCTGCGCTCCCGGTATTCGCTTAATGCAGCTGCGCCCCCCGATGAACGTGCTGCGCAATGAGGTGGCTGTGGCGGAGATCGAGCAGTTCGTTGCCGAGCAGCGTGCCGACGTTGTGCTGTTCGCAATAGGCGCGCCCCAAAGCGAGATTGCAGCGCATCGTTGCTTGTACGAGGGCCGGTCGCGCGGCATCGGCCTGTGCATTGGCGCCTCGCTGGAGTTTATAATCGGCGAGAAAAGCCGCGCGCCTCGTTGGGTGCAGCACATTGGGATGGAATGGGCCTTCCGGCTGGGTAGTGAGCCGCGCCGGCTCTGGCGCCGCTATCTCGTCGATGGCCCACGCATCTTCGCTATTTGGGCACGGCAGCGCTGA
- a CDS encoding glycosyltransferase, with the protein MARRLGIATVGVVIIGRNEGERLVACLRSVASLGLPMVYVDSGSTDNSREVAGAAFAEVVELDLSRPFTAARARNEGAAALIRCAPALRYIQFVDGDCEIVDGWIAKAQMVLDTRPEVVAVCGQRSERYPERSFYNRLCNKEWNTPVGEALACGGDAMMRMGAFMAVGGFDDSMIAHEEPELCARLRNREGIILRIDEPMTLHDANIMQFSQWWRRNVRAGFGYAQAAVRAPGYPKSEIALLRRALTWSLLPIPIVIALLLGWTLIAIALFLLYPLQFARLSLRERSMGYPLAFKNAALSLIGKFAETLGAMKCGVDTLLGRKRGAILYR; encoded by the coding sequence ATGGCACGTAGATTGGGTATTGCGACCGTTGGTGTCGTGATAATCGGCCGTAACGAAGGTGAGCGGCTGGTCGCCTGTCTACGCTCGGTTGCGTCGCTGGGCCTGCCAATGGTCTATGTCGATAGCGGCTCGACCGATAATAGCCGTGAAGTGGCGGGTGCGGCATTTGCCGAGGTGGTGGAACTCGATCTATCACGCCCCTTTACGGCTGCGCGTGCGCGAAATGAGGGAGCAGCGGCGCTGATCCGCTGTGCACCAGCGCTACGTTACATCCAGTTCGTCGATGGCGATTGCGAGATCGTTGATGGCTGGATCGCTAAGGCGCAAATGGTGCTGGATACCCGGCCCGAAGTCGTTGCTGTCTGCGGACAGCGATCGGAGCGTTACCCCGAGCGGTCCTTCTACAATCGTCTTTGCAATAAAGAATGGAACACGCCCGTAGGCGAGGCACTTGCCTGCGGCGGGGATGCGATGATGCGGATGGGAGCTTTCATGGCGGTCGGCGGCTTCGATGATTCCATGATCGCCCATGAAGAGCCCGAGCTTTGTGCTCGTTTACGCAATCGGGAGGGCATTATCCTGCGGATTGATGAGCCAATGACTCTGCACGATGCAAATATCATGCAGTTTTCGCAATGGTGGCGAAGAAACGTTCGGGCGGGTTTCGGCTATGCTCAGGCGGCAGTTCGCGCCCCGGGCTATCCCAAGTCTGAGATCGCCTTGCTGCGGCGCGCATTGACTTGGTCGTTGCTACCGATTCCCATAGTGATCGCGTTGCTGCTAGGATGGACCTTGATCGCAATTGCGCTGTTTCTGCTTTATCCGCTGCAGTTTGCTCGGCTTTCCTTGCGTGAGCGTAGTATGGGCTATCCGCTCGCGTTCAAGAATGCCGCGTTGAGCCTGATTGGTAAATTTGCCGAAACATTGGGCGCTATGAAGTGTGGGGTAGACACGCTTCTTGGCCGTAAACGCGGAGCAATCCTTTATCGTTGA
- a CDS encoding glycosyltransferase family 2 protein, with protein sequence MSIITVVAWLVAAPPLLMLAIYTIEVVAGLRPLSQPADLGELPRTVVLIPAHNEAAGIAAAIVALRATTDPTIELLVVADNCTDDTAAQARNAGARVIERNDPARRGKGYALAFGRDHVAAASPPDCIVVLDADCTVEGAGVAALARAAATSGRALQACYLQHADLAATPIAQISSFAFLVKNLVRQRGMIRMGGVAAMTGTGMALPWKLLADAPLASADLAEDMSLGVWLTQHGKHPRFMESVRVWSDAASGGALMTQRHRWERGFLTIARRKALPLVVQGIVGTSRGRLWLGVHLLVPPLALLFAGSGAVLALLLLLALVGASLLVASALAAASIVAGIATIAAWLVAGREQISGLALLRAPLYIASKLPLYRMMLRRGDNAGWVRTRRAGDEEIS encoded by the coding sequence ATGAGCATCATCACCGTCGTCGCATGGCTCGTCGCGGCACCGCCGCTGCTAATGCTGGCGATCTATACCATTGAAGTCGTTGCTGGCCTGCGACCGCTTTCACAGCCGGCGGATTTGGGTGAATTGCCGCGTACCGTCGTGCTAATCCCAGCGCATAACGAAGCAGCAGGGATCGCCGCAGCCATCGTGGCGCTGCGAGCGACGACCGACCCTACCATTGAGTTACTGGTGGTTGCCGACAATTGTACAGACGACACCGCAGCGCAGGCGCGTAACGCCGGCGCGCGGGTGATCGAACGCAACGATCCAGCGCGTCGCGGCAAAGGCTATGCGCTCGCTTTCGGCCGCGATCACGTGGCCGCCGCCTCGCCGCCCGATTGCATCGTGGTACTCGATGCCGATTGCACGGTCGAAGGCGCCGGCGTGGCTGCGCTCGCGCGCGCCGCCGCCACGTCCGGGCGAGCGCTCCAGGCCTGTTACCTGCAACACGCAGACCTTGCCGCAACACCAATAGCGCAAATTTCAAGCTTTGCCTTTCTCGTCAAAAACCTTGTGCGCCAGCGTGGTATGATCCGGATGGGCGGGGTCGCAGCGATGACCGGCACCGGCATGGCCTTGCCGTGGAAGTTGCTTGCCGACGCTCCGCTGGCGAGTGCCGATCTTGCGGAAGATATGTCCCTTGGCGTCTGGCTAACGCAGCATGGCAAGCATCCACGGTTCATGGAGTCGGTGCGCGTCTGGAGTGATGCAGCATCGGGCGGCGCATTGATGACACAGCGGCATCGTTGGGAGCGGGGCTTTCTCACGATCGCGCGGCGAAAGGCGTTGCCACTGGTGGTGCAAGGCATAGTCGGCACCTCGCGCGGCCGTTTGTGGCTCGGCGTACATTTGTTGGTGCCGCCGCTCGCCCTACTTTTTGCGGGCTCCGGAGCGGTGCTTGCCCTCCTTCTACTGCTGGCGCTCGTCGGCGCTTCGCTGTTGGTGGCCAGCGCGCTGGCCGCAGCATCGATCGTTGCAGGCATTGCGACGATCGCTGCATGGTTGGTTGCGGGCCGCGAGCAGATCAGCGGTTTGGCACTGCTCCGCGCACCGCTCTACATCGCTAGCAAGCTGCCGCTTTATCGCATGATGCTACGCCGGGGTGACAACGCCGGCTGGGTACGAACACGTCGCGCTGGCGACGAAGAAATATCTTGA
- a CDS encoding GumC family protein: protein MKQNDQFEAEQGGGGSLFAHLPAIIWQRRWYLIVPILSMAIVGVAAAFLMPVRYTSSATLLVQSSTLPQAIAAGNPDDVIDRRIARIREQVLSRPELIELVNRYQLYPKQRADALSDIVDTMRKAVTISPLSAELQQQGNNSNTIAFTLSYSYADPNKAQAVAQDLSEQVLQLAATQTTQQAGASVQFLADQARSLQQQIGEQERQISGIKSANGSILSSAGVTMLGGGGGSYDVQIAALQRENSQLLAQRNLTRTADTRDPIVAQAEAQLAAAQAVYSDDHPDVRLARQRLNEAKALARKNVANAPVGAIDEQVSFNNRQIAALRSAQAGESARVNATVGAQSRAPLVLQQIAQLQQKLDGLNEQYKGVSDRLFQARAGVKAENEQLGERLSIVDPPVVPDEPTFPKRWMLIAGGPVAGLALGLMLLFLVELILRPIRDPATLTQLFGEDPLGVIPTVSATVRSSKRSWFRRRKAQV, encoded by the coding sequence ATGAAGCAGAACGACCAATTCGAAGCCGAGCAGGGCGGCGGCGGGTCGCTATTCGCCCATCTGCCAGCAATTATCTGGCAGCGGCGCTGGTATCTGATCGTCCCGATCCTCTCCATGGCGATCGTAGGAGTTGCGGCAGCTTTCCTTATGCCGGTACGCTACACCTCGTCCGCAACGCTACTGGTACAGTCCTCGACGCTGCCGCAGGCAATCGCCGCGGGTAATCCCGATGACGTGATTGATCGCCGAATTGCGCGGATCCGCGAGCAGGTGCTCAGCCGGCCCGAGCTCATCGAGTTGGTGAATCGATATCAGCTCTATCCTAAGCAGCGGGCAGACGCCCTGTCGGATATCGTCGATACGATGCGCAAAGCGGTGACGATCTCACCGCTCAGCGCGGAGCTGCAACAGCAGGGCAACAACAGCAACACGATCGCCTTCACGCTATCTTACTCCTATGCTGATCCCAACAAGGCACAGGCAGTGGCGCAGGATCTCAGCGAACAGGTCCTGCAGCTCGCGGCGACGCAGACGACGCAGCAGGCTGGCGCCTCAGTGCAGTTCCTCGCCGATCAGGCACGCAGTCTGCAACAGCAGATCGGGGAACAGGAACGCCAGATTTCTGGAATCAAGAGCGCCAACGGATCGATCCTATCTAGCGCCGGTGTGACGATGCTGGGTGGCGGGGGCGGCAGCTACGATGTCCAGATCGCCGCCCTGCAGCGCGAAAATTCGCAGTTACTCGCTCAGCGTAACCTAACGCGAACCGCCGACACCCGCGATCCCATCGTTGCCCAGGCCGAGGCACAGCTGGCTGCAGCGCAAGCGGTCTATTCCGATGATCATCCCGACGTTCGTCTCGCTCGCCAGCGTCTCAACGAGGCGAAAGCACTCGCGCGCAAGAATGTGGCCAATGCACCGGTCGGTGCAATCGACGAGCAGGTGTCGTTCAACAATCGCCAGATCGCTGCGTTGCGTTCGGCGCAGGCCGGTGAGTCGGCGCGTGTTAACGCAACTGTCGGCGCGCAATCACGCGCGCCCCTTGTCCTTCAACAGATCGCGCAGCTTCAGCAGAAGCTCGACGGCTTAAATGAGCAATACAAGGGCGTCTCCGATCGTCTCTTTCAAGCGCGAGCAGGCGTGAAGGCAGAGAACGAGCAACTCGGCGAGCGCTTGTCGATCGTCGATCCGCCGGTGGTGCCCGACGAGCCCACTTTCCCCAAACGTTGGATGCTGATTGCCGGCGGACCGGTGGCCGGGCTTGCACTCGGATTAATGCTGCTGTTCCTGGTTGAGCTGATACTGCGTCCTATCCGAGATCCAGCGACGCTCACGCAACTGTTCGGCGAAGACCCCTTAGGGGTTATTCCTACGGTGTCCGCGACAGTGCGCTCTTCTAAGCGGAGTTGGTTCAGACGTCGCAAGGCCCAGGTTTAG
- a CDS encoding tetratricopeptide repeat protein, whose translation MIAHVCLTLLVTLPIACTSGDRQAADMAAQAQQLFDGGQPVEAFVLIGRSIRERDDQPASYLLQAKIALALGKPEDAYRAYANAQSLEAANLEALLGVAQTGIGLGHLSEADAASDKVLVLDPNQSQALLVKGIARMVRNDLDGAIGFSDQILTIEPGEVAATILKARALALRGDRNAALELIRGGIAKAGETRELAMSLAELQRLGGDANAFLASLRRIRQLAPENRDYRFDLVDTLYRLGHTDEARSEAASLVAEPTLTAEEASRFARLFYAYDNDALTAEQIAGAATKASVETRLVLARFYIATGRAGTAISLLRPLATGWSTDIEALYARAIGSAGNSAAASTAANNILKRDTDNGDALLIRAADAMTRHEPAVAIIDYQRVIRDYPKWEEGYLGLARAYASKGRTDGVRRAFEDGRKALPQSLPLARDYIAVLLQMADREHAVDVARRFALDSPSLVRAWSIYATACTRTGGEECRAEAAEGAKQARSRYGLDPVPGTPPPIALIGRLN comes from the coding sequence TTGATCGCGCATGTCTGCCTGACTTTGCTCGTTACATTGCCCATTGCTTGCACCAGCGGCGATAGACAAGCCGCCGACATGGCCGCTCAAGCCCAGCAGCTTTTCGACGGCGGCCAGCCCGTGGAGGCGTTCGTCCTTATCGGACGATCAATCCGCGAACGAGACGATCAGCCGGCTTCCTATCTGCTACAAGCGAAGATCGCGCTTGCGCTGGGCAAGCCTGAGGATGCCTATCGGGCTTATGCTAATGCGCAATCGCTCGAAGCGGCGAACCTGGAAGCGCTGCTCGGCGTTGCGCAGACAGGCATCGGACTTGGTCACCTTAGCGAGGCTGATGCTGCGTCCGACAAGGTCCTTGTCCTTGATCCCAATCAGAGCCAAGCGCTGCTGGTCAAAGGCATCGCTAGGATGGTGCGCAACGACCTTGATGGCGCGATTGGCTTTAGTGACCAGATACTCACGATCGAGCCTGGGGAGGTCGCCGCGACGATCTTGAAAGCACGCGCGCTCGCGCTGCGAGGAGACCGCAATGCAGCCCTGGAGCTGATCCGCGGCGGCATCGCGAAGGCGGGTGAGACGCGCGAATTAGCGATGTCGCTGGCCGAGCTGCAACGCCTCGGCGGCGATGCGAATGCCTTTCTCGCTTCGTTGCGTCGGATCCGCCAGCTTGCGCCCGAGAACCGTGATTATCGGTTCGACCTGGTAGATACGCTCTACCGCCTGGGGCATACCGATGAAGCTCGCAGCGAAGCCGCCTCGCTGGTCGCAGAGCCGACGCTCACCGCGGAGGAGGCCAGCCGCTTCGCGCGCCTGTTCTATGCTTATGATAACGATGCGCTGACGGCCGAGCAGATCGCCGGGGCGGCGACCAAGGCATCGGTAGAAACCCGCCTAGTGCTCGCGCGCTTCTATATTGCAACCGGGCGCGCGGGTACCGCGATCTCCCTGCTGCGCCCGCTCGCGACCGGCTGGTCGACTGATATTGAGGCGTTGTACGCAAGGGCTATCGGATCAGCGGGCAATAGCGCTGCGGCTAGCACCGCAGCAAACAACATCCTTAAGCGCGACACTGACAATGGCGATGCGTTGCTGATCCGGGCGGCCGACGCGATGACGCGACATGAGCCGGCTGTCGCGATTATCGATTACCAGCGCGTCATTCGGGACTATCCCAAGTGGGAGGAAGGCTATCTAGGTCTTGCGCGGGCTTATGCCAGCAAAGGCCGGACGGACGGTGTCCGCCGCGCCTTCGAAGACGGGCGCAAGGCCTTGCCGCAAAGCCTGCCGCTTGCGCGCGATTATATTGCTGTGCTGTTGCAGATGGCGGACAGGGAGCATGCGGTAGATGTCGCGCGCCGCTTTGCGCTCGACTCACCGTCGTTGGTCAGGGCATGGTCAATTTACGCCACAGCCTGTACCAGGACGGGCGGCGAGGAGTGCCGCGCCGAGGCCGCAGAGGGTGCCAAGCAAGCCCGATCGCGCTACGGCCTTGATCCTGTACCCGGCACACCGCCTCCTATCGCGCTGATTGGCCGACTGAATTGA
- a CDS encoding glycosyltransferase family 4 protein gives MSRSDEACPDAAIIGYLTSQFPAPSHTFIRREIAALRAMGLDIFTYSIQRPPAGLDAALDRAAAADTFTVLSRSAFDFAKAHLTAVATRPGRYLRTLTLACRHRVPGIRAAVWSMFHFAEAILLARRLEADGVTHLHNHFANSAATVGLLASRFSGINWSLTLHGISEFDYPAGLLLRDKIAAADFVACVSRFGMAQAMRLIPPGQWPKLSIVRCGIDLADLPTIPYQSIEGGRPLQVIAVGRLSPEKGQAGLLDAIAMLRDRSIDVALTIVGDGPEEASLHAQVDRLRIGALVRFVGRQDERTTLRSIAAADVLVLSSFMEGLPVVLMEAMALGIPVIATRVAGIPELVRDEVSGLLFDPADWVALADAIARLAADPPLRERLVAAGRLRIEQDFAIERAVSPLPALFAKDAPQ, from the coding sequence ATGTCTCGATCGGACGAAGCATGCCCAGACGCGGCCATCATCGGCTATCTCACCAGTCAATTTCCCGCACCGTCCCACACCTTCATTCGTCGTGAAATCGCAGCGCTGCGGGCGATGGGACTCGACATCTTTACCTACAGCATCCAGCGCCCTCCAGCGGGGCTGGATGCTGCTCTGGACCGTGCAGCGGCGGCGGACACGTTCACCGTGCTCTCGCGTTCCGCGTTCGATTTTGCCAAGGCGCATTTGACGGCTGTGGCGACGCGACCGGGGCGCTACCTGCGTACCCTTACGCTGGCCTGCCGTCATCGCGTACCGGGGATACGTGCTGCAGTGTGGTCAATGTTTCATTTCGCTGAAGCTATCCTGCTAGCGCGACGGCTCGAAGCGGACGGCGTCACGCATCTTCACAATCATTTCGCCAATTCGGCCGCGACTGTCGGGCTGCTCGCCAGCCGCTTCTCCGGCATCAACTGGAGTCTGACGCTCCATGGCATCTCCGAATTCGACTATCCTGCCGGCCTGTTGCTGCGCGACAAGATTGCGGCGGCCGACTTCGTCGCCTGCGTGTCGCGTTTCGGCATGGCGCAGGCGATGCGGCTGATACCGCCTGGCCAGTGGCCCAAGCTTAGCATCGTGCGCTGCGGCATCGACCTCGCCGACCTCCCGACAATTCCCTATCAGAGCATCGAGGGCGGGCGGCCGCTGCAGGTGATCGCTGTCGGCCGCCTATCACCAGAAAAAGGGCAGGCGGGTCTGCTCGATGCAATTGCGATGCTACGCGACCGCAGCATTGACGTGGCCCTGACCATAGTCGGCGATGGCCCAGAAGAGGCATCGCTGCATGCGCAAGTCGATCGTCTCAGGATTGGCGCGCTGGTTCGCTTTGTCGGACGGCAAGACGAGCGCACGACGCTGCGCTCGATCGCGGCCGCGGATGTGCTGGTGCTTTCGAGCTTCATGGAGGGCTTGCCCGTTGTGCTGATGGAGGCGATGGCACTCGGCATTCCTGTCATTGCGACGCGGGTCGCGGGCATTCCCGAGTTGGTGCGGGACGAGGTTAGCGGCTTGCTCTTCGACCCAGCAGACTGGGTCGCGTTGGCTGATGCGATCGCTAGGCTGGCTGCCGACCCACCGTTGCGCGAAAGGCTCGTGGCAGCCGGCCGTCTGCGTATCGAGCAAGATTTCGCGATAGAGCGTGCGGTCAGCCCGCTACCTGCGCTTTTTGCCAAGGATGCACCGCAATGA
- a CDS encoding polysaccharide biosynthesis/export family protein encodes MTVFSWRRALATAMLAGTAAAPLMAQGSQDVMPTAQPPVVRASGVTPYRINPGDEIEVYVWGEERLQRQIRVLPDGTIAMPLVGQISVQGLLPEQVQDAISNRLTGQYRGTVPQVTVSVRNPAGLQFSIVGKVKSPGSFTPGRYVNLLEALSLAGGPAEFANLDNISIVRKNGNAVTSVRARLSSVMRNGVPNDASGDKLIPRIESGDTIIVP; translated from the coding sequence ATGACCGTATTCTCGTGGCGTCGCGCACTCGCGACCGCCATGCTGGCAGGCACGGCCGCGGCACCTTTAATGGCACAGGGGTCGCAGGACGTCATGCCCACTGCACAGCCCCCGGTGGTTCGTGCGTCTGGCGTCACCCCTTATCGGATCAATCCCGGTGACGAGATCGAAGTCTATGTCTGGGGCGAGGAGCGGCTGCAGCGCCAGATCCGCGTGCTGCCCGATGGCACAATCGCGATGCCGCTTGTCGGCCAGATCTCTGTCCAAGGATTGCTGCCCGAACAGGTGCAGGACGCCATCTCTAACCGCCTGACCGGTCAGTATCGCGGCACCGTGCCCCAAGTGACGGTATCAGTTCGCAACCCCGCCGGACTTCAATTCTCCATTGTCGGCAAAGTCAAATCTCCCGGTTCGTTTACCCCAGGCCGCTACGTAAACCTGCTAGAGGCGCTCAGCCTCGCTGGAGGCCCGGCGGAGTTTGCCAACCTCGATAATATCTCGATCGTGCGCAAGAATGGCAATGCCGTCACCAGCGTCCGCGCGCGCTTGTCCAGCGTGATGCGCAACGGCGTGCCGAACGATGCAAGCGGAGATAAGCTGATCCCGCGCATCGAGAGCGGCGACACGATCATCGTTCCATGA
- a CDS encoding O-antigen ligase family protein, with protein MHLDVSLISWAYWPGYVKGALVSLLDAVAVAVLITLRPTPHKSVILWSYLFYLFATLVSVLFADPWMGSIFFPWQLGRAIIVFVAVARVSAQPNGARYVIGGLSAGIAFQALFSVMERLHGVTQASGTLGHQNLLGLATHFALLSSMAVMLSGDRRWLPKIGVLGGVIAVVLTGSRATTGLAALGIILLVILSLLRYRTALKMRVVGIGVALFVVGAPIAYLTLQHRFANEPKSNGYDERAAFERAARAMWSDHPMGVGANQYVVIANTRGYSQRAGVLWTSASRGTNVHNTYLLMGAETGYFGLVAYLTLLFSGILIAMRSAWARPRTPDGEISLGAAVTLIVVALHCLYEWVFLDWVIQYLFAITLGITAGISARQKSNKHVLRRSAHVLSVANSHDKSQG; from the coding sequence ATGCACCTCGATGTATCTCTTATATCTTGGGCCTATTGGCCTGGCTATGTCAAGGGTGCGCTGGTATCTTTATTAGATGCAGTGGCTGTTGCGGTCTTAATTACCCTAAGACCTACACCACACAAGAGTGTTATTTTGTGGTCTTACCTTTTTTATCTATTTGCTACTTTAGTATCTGTCCTCTTTGCCGACCCGTGGATGGGATCGATCTTCTTTCCATGGCAACTCGGTCGCGCCATCATAGTCTTTGTCGCCGTTGCCAGAGTTTCTGCCCAGCCTAATGGTGCGCGCTATGTTATTGGTGGCCTCTCCGCTGGTATTGCTTTTCAAGCTTTATTTTCTGTGATGGAGAGACTGCATGGTGTGACGCAGGCCAGTGGCACACTTGGGCATCAAAATCTGTTAGGCTTGGCGACGCACTTTGCTTTATTGTCGTCCATGGCAGTTATGCTCTCCGGCGACAGGAGGTGGCTACCCAAAATTGGTGTTCTGGGTGGTGTCATAGCTGTCGTATTAACGGGATCACGAGCCACAACTGGCTTAGCCGCACTAGGCATAATCCTTTTAGTCATTTTGTCTTTACTAAGATACAGAACTGCATTAAAGATGAGAGTTGTAGGAATTGGGGTAGCACTGTTTGTCGTCGGCGCGCCAATCGCTTATCTGACACTGCAGCATCGTTTTGCTAACGAACCTAAGTCGAATGGTTATGATGAACGTGCCGCATTCGAACGCGCGGCGCGTGCCATGTGGTCAGATCATCCGATGGGCGTAGGCGCGAACCAGTATGTAGTGATTGCAAATACCCGCGGGTATTCTCAACGTGCTGGTGTGCTATGGACCTCCGCATCGCGTGGAACTAACGTTCACAATACATACCTTCTCATGGGCGCCGAGACTGGATATTTCGGCCTTGTTGCGTATCTGACTTTGTTATTCTCAGGAATACTAATTGCAATGCGCTCTGCTTGGGCGCGTCCACGTACACCAGACGGAGAGATTTCTCTAGGGGCCGCAGTTACTCTCATCGTTGTGGCGCTACATTGCCTCTACGAATGGGTGTTCCTGGATTGGGTAATCCAATATCTCTTTGCCATTACGTTGGGTATCACTGCAGGGATTTCAGCTCGCCAGAAATCAAATAAACATGTTCTCCGTCGGTCAGCGCACGTGCTCAGCGTTGCAAACTCGCATGATAAATCGCAGGGATAA
- a CDS encoding CpsD/CapB family tyrosine-protein kinase: MTNITSPIKAGADIPAIYIPKAAELPILTLDPDHLAKRKIIGFDSRDIRSRAFNLLRSQVAKRLNQDGLKVLGITSAAPNAGKSFISINLAAALSRMPDREVYLFDFDLRRGSIARELGLQSGRGLGLFLEGKVPDLHAIGHRVGETGFAFFPCFASMDRSAELFASDSFKGLAAAMRTLPDNAIVLCDLPPAFANDDTAVICEHLDAFLMVVEQGVTTRNQILGTRTMLSPTPCLGTVLNRYDGGWSDPYGYGYGNPYGKYYA, encoded by the coding sequence GTGACGAACATTACCTCGCCTATCAAGGCTGGCGCTGACATTCCCGCCATCTATATTCCCAAGGCCGCGGAGCTTCCCATCCTCACGCTTGATCCCGATCATCTCGCCAAGCGCAAGATTATCGGATTTGATTCCCGCGATATCCGGTCGCGCGCGTTCAATCTTCTGCGTTCTCAGGTTGCTAAACGTCTGAACCAGGACGGTCTGAAAGTGCTCGGCATCACCTCGGCCGCGCCCAATGCTGGCAAGTCGTTTATTTCTATCAATCTGGCCGCTGCGTTGTCTCGAATGCCCGATCGTGAAGTCTATCTATTTGACTTCGATCTCCGTCGGGGATCAATCGCACGCGAGCTGGGGCTGCAGTCAGGGCGTGGTCTCGGCCTCTTCTTGGAAGGGAAAGTGCCCGACCTGCACGCTATTGGTCATCGGGTCGGTGAAACTGGCTTCGCCTTTTTCCCGTGTTTTGCGAGCATGGACCGCTCCGCAGAGTTGTTCGCCAGTGACAGCTTCAAGGGACTTGCTGCAGCGATGCGAACGCTTCCTGACAATGCCATTGTGCTGTGCGATCTCCCGCCGGCTTTCGCCAACGACGATACGGCAGTGATTTGTGAGCATCTCGATGCCTTCTTGATGGTTGTCGAGCAGGGCGTAACGACGCGCAATCAAATCCTTGGTACGCGCACAATGCTCAGCCCTACTCCTTGTCTTGGCACCGTTCTCAACCGCTATGATGGCGGGTGGTCAGATCCTTATGGCTATGGCTATGGCAACCCGTACGGTAAATACTACGCTTGA